The Candidatus Palauibacter soopunensis region CGGTGAATTGGCTCAAGCGGCTTCGGAAGCGCGGAGGCAAGACGGCAGCCACCTACCTGGCCTCGGAGATCGAGGCGGCGGCGGGCCGGTTCCGGGCCATGATCGACGCGGGCCGCTCGCTCGTGACCGAGCACACGCCGGTCGAGATGCTGGGAGCCCTTGAGGCTTCCCGGCTGCTGTCCGAACTCATCAACCGCCCCGGCACGTTCTGGGACGGTGCGACGGGCAGCGGCATGAACTGGCGGCTCGCGCTGTCGGAGTTGGAGGCGGAGCGGTCGCACCTCCGGCTGGACGGCGAGCCGGTCATTCTGTATTCGCTGCTGTCGCCGCCGGGCCAGGCGCACGCGAACCTCCTCCGCGACCTGTACTGCCTGGACGCAGTGACGACCGTCTCGCTCGAATGGCGGCCGTGGACGGTGGAGGCGGCGCGGCGCCGGATCCGAGGCGCGCAGCGCCACTACTTCTCGCGGCGCTACTCGATGATGGCGCACGCCCAGGACGCCCAGGGCACGGCGGCGGCGATGGTCGATTCCGCGGCGGCCGCCGAGTCCGACCGTCTGGGAGCGGCGCTCGTCGAACTCGAAGCCGACGGCGTGGCCTACGGCGAAGCGTCGCTGACCGTGGCGCTCCACGGCGAACTGGAACGGATAGAGCGGCTGGACGGAGACGTGCGCCGCCTGTTCGCCGCGCACGACGCGAAGGTCATCCGCGAGGGCTACGGCCAGCTTCCCGCGTGGTTCGCCCGGCTCCCGGCGCAGCCGCGCAAGCGGCAGGTGCGGAAGGTGTTCGTATCGGCGGGCCTCGCGGCGTGCCTTGCGCCCGTGTTCGGGCCGCCCAAGGGAAACCGTAGGAGCCGCCATCTGGACCGCGAACCGCTGGCGGTGTTCGAGACGCCGTGGCGCACGGCGTACCGCTACGACCTGTTCTGTGGCGACGTGGGCCACACGCTGATCTTGGGCGCGACGGGCTCGGGCAAGAGCTTCACGCTCAACTTCCTGCTGGTCGAGGCGCTCAAGTACGATCCGCGCATCCTGATCCTGGACCTCGGCGGCTCCTACCGCTGGCTGACCCGGTTCCTCGGGGGCCGGTACCTGGAGCTCGCGCCGGGAGAAGCGGAGCCGACGCTCCGGCTCACACCCTTCGCGCTGCCCGCGACCACGCGGACCTTCCAGTTCCTGACGGGCTGGGTGCTCCGGCTGTTGAAGCTGGGCGGATACGATCCCGACGGCGCGGACACGAGCGAGATCCGCGCGCGGATCGAGGACCTTTATGCGCTCGGGACGGAGCGCCGGACGCTCACCGGGCTGGCCGGTTCGCTCCCGTCCGCGATGTGGCCCGCGCTGAGCCGCTGGACGGAGGGCGGCGCGTGGGGCGCGTTCTTTGACAACGCCCCCGCGGGCGGGGCGGACATCGAGTTCCGGGACTGGCAGGTGATCGACTTGGCGGGCGCGGCCGAGCACGCGGACCTGTGCGAAGCGGCACTGTCGTACCTGCTGGAACGCATGCGCCTGGAGATCGAGGACCCGGCCGAGACGGCGCGGCTCAAGCTGATGGTCGTGGACGAGGCGTGGCGGTACATGCAGGACCCCGCCGTGCTGAACTACCTGGCCGAGGCGGCCAAGACGTGGCGGAAGAAGAACGCCGCGCTCGTGCTCGCGACGCAGTCCGCCGTGGACGTGACGGGGACGCCGGGCGCTTCGGCGCTCCTCGAATCGATCCCCACCAAGCTGTTCCTCGCCAACGCCGAACTGCCCGACGAGGCCGGGGCGCTGTTCCGGCTGAACGAGTCGGAGGTCGCCCGGATCCGGGCGCTGACGCCCAAGCGCGAACTGTATCTCCGCCGCCCGGACGAGGCGGCGGTGCTCCGCCTCGAAGTCGATCCGGAGAGCTACTGGCTCTACACCTCCTCGCCGCTCGACGCCGAGAGGCGCGCCGAAGCCGTGGCGAGGCACGGGCTGGTCCGGGCGCTCGAAGCGCTCGCGGGCCGAACCCATCCCACCCCACCAACCGAGAGGACGTGAACACCATGAAAGCAACCCCGACCGCGGCGATCCTGCTCGGGATCGTCGTTGTACTGCTGACGCTGCTTCTGGCCGTGGTTCCCTGCGATGCCGCCGCGCAGCAAGCGACCACCGATGCCGCCCTGCTCCGCGTGCCGGTGCCGCAGGAAGGCGAAGAGCGGATCCCCCGGCTCCGCGCGCGCGTGCGCCATACCACGGTCATCGTGCTTCCGGCCGGGGAGCGCATCCTCGACTTCGTGGCTGGCGACTCCGAGTACTGGCACCTGACCGGCGCGGCGAACGTCGCGTACCTGAAGCCGCTGGCCGAGGACGCGGCGACCAATGTCGCGCTCGTCTGCGAGTCGGGGCGCATCTACTCGTTCCTTGTCTCGGAAAGCGGCGAGAAGCCGCCGCATCTCGTGGTCCGCGTCGAGGCGGGTGCGGAGGGGGAGGCCCCGTCCGGCGCTCCCGGGTTCGTCGCCCGGAGCGAGGTCTCCGCCTATCGCGAAATGGCGGCCGAGGCGGTCGAAGCCGCGCGCCGCGCACAGGAACAAGCCGAGGCGGGGATCGTCGAGGCCCGCCGGCGAGCCGAAGCGGAGATCGAGGCGCTCCGCGCCGAGTATCCCACACGCATTGCGTTCGAGTACCGCCTTGACCGCGCGGCCACCCGGCGACCGTTCCTGGTCGAGGCGATGTGGCACGACGGCAAGTTCACCTACATCCGCTCGGGTCGCGAGGAGTCGTTCGGGGTGTACGAGCTGAGGGACGGCGAGCCCGCGGTCGTCCCCGTTCAGCTCGCCGGCGACGGCCTCTACATCCTGCATCGCGTGGTGGGCGACGGGTGGCTCCAGATCGGCGACCGTCGGGCCAGGTGGCGGTTCGAGCCCCGGGAGGGTTCGAGATGAGCCTCTGGAAGCGGTTGGTGAAGGAGCCGAAGGGCGCGCTTCCGGGCGGCATGGTCACGAAGGCGGGGGTCGTCCTGATCGCCGTGCTGGTTGCCGGACTGCTGTTCTCGTCATCGCTCGCCGGTCCCGGTGAAGACGCCACCGCCGCCGGAGCGCCGGTGCAGCCGCGGGCGGTGAACGACCGGGAGGGCCGGTCGTTCGATGCGGGCATCCGCGACGAGACGCAGCGCGAGACGCAACGGGCCGCAGCCGATTCCCGCGACAGTCCGCCGGACAGCGCGGCCGGAGCCCCCTCCGGCGCCGGGTCCGCCGGGGCGAATGACGGCGCAGGCGGCCGAGCCCCCGGCATGGGCCGCGCCGAGTTCGAGTTGCGCGAGGCGCTCCGGCTGGAGGAGGTCGAGCGCAGGACGCGCTCGCTCCGCTCGTTTCCCGTCGCGCAGTCGCACCGGGATCCGAACGGATCCACCGATGCCGCGGCGTCTCCCGTGGCGCCCGAGTCTCCCGACGCCGTACTCGACGGCGCACTCGCGTCCCTCGGGCAGTCCCTCGCCGCCCTTGAGGCCGAGATGGCGGCCGGACTGGCGGGCGGAGGGCTGCCGCCCGGCGTGGGCGGTTCGGCGGCGCGGACTGGTCTACCCGCGTCCGGCGCCTCCGAGCCCGTCCGTCTGGTCCGGCCGGTTGACCCGCCGGGCTGGGAACGCATCCACGAGGGCACGTTCCTGGAGGCGGTGCTGGTCACCCAGTTGTCGGGCGAGTTCCCCGGCCCGGTGCTCGCCATGGTGTCGGCGCCGCTCTATTCGGCCGACCGCCAGCGGGTGCTGGTCCCGCGCGGCGCGCGCGTCGTCGGCACGGCACGGGCCGTCCAGAACCGGGACCAGACCCGGCTTGCCGTCTCGTTCCACCGGCTGCTGCTGCCCGATGGAAGCTGGATCGACCTTGAGTTCGCCGGCCTCAACCAGACGGGCGAGAGCGCGCTCCGCGACCAAGTGAACCGCCGCTACCTCTCGACGTTCGCGGCCGCAGGAGCGGTCGGCGCGCTGAGCGGTCTCACGCTGGCCGGAGCCTCGCCCTACGGACTCCAAGCAGGCGTCGGACAGGGGCTCGGAGGCAGCGCCACCTCGATGCTGGACCGGTATCTCAACCGACTGCCCGAGATCACGATCCGCGCGGGCCACCGGCTCCGCATCTGGTTCACCTCCGATGTCCTCGTCCCCA contains the following coding sequences:
- a CDS encoding DUF87 domain-containing protein, giving the protein PYWGWLDDGRTCLTRSGELVAAGRIRPAALDGRTPEQIDRVLGLWQRLMSGLSSYTRLQFHMLRRPSLADGPGDGGSDIASLSGRKRSAFLAERVQRLDAFVVWSHDPGLRPAGGGSGPGPVNWLKRLRKRGGKTAATYLASEIEAAAGRFRAMIDAGRSLVTEHTPVEMLGALEASRLLSELINRPGTFWDGATGSGMNWRLALSELEAERSHLRLDGEPVILYSLLSPPGQAHANLLRDLYCLDAVTTVSLEWRPWTVEAARRRIRGAQRHYFSRRYSMMAHAQDAQGTAAAMVDSAAAAESDRLGAALVELEADGVAYGEASLTVALHGELERIERLDGDVRRLFAAHDAKVIREGYGQLPAWFARLPAQPRKRQVRKVFVSAGLAACLAPVFGPPKGNRRSRHLDREPLAVFETPWRTAYRYDLFCGDVGHTLILGATGSGKSFTLNFLLVEALKYDPRILILDLGGSYRWLTRFLGGRYLELAPGEAEPTLRLTPFALPATTRTFQFLTGWVLRLLKLGGYDPDGADTSEIRARIEDLYALGTERRTLTGLAGSLPSAMWPALSRWTEGGAWGAFFDNAPAGGADIEFRDWQVIDLAGAAEHADLCEAALSYLLERMRLEIEDPAETARLKLMVVDEAWRYMQDPAVLNYLAEAAKTWRKKNAALVLATQSAVDVTGTPGASALLESIPTKLFLANAELPDEAGALFRLNESEVARIRALTPKRELYLRRPDEAAVLRLEVDPESYWLYTSSPLDAERRAEAVARHGLVRALEALAGRTHPTPPTERT
- a CDS encoding TrbI/VirB10 family protein → MSLWKRLVKEPKGALPGGMVTKAGVVLIAVLVAGLLFSSSLAGPGEDATAAGAPVQPRAVNDREGRSFDAGIRDETQRETQRAAADSRDSPPDSAAGAPSGAGSAGANDGAGGRAPGMGRAEFELREALRLEEVERRTRSLRSFPVAQSHRDPNGSTDAAASPVAPESPDAVLDGALASLGQSLAALEAEMAAGLAGGGLPPGVGGSAARTGLPASGASEPVRLVRPVDPPGWERIHEGTFLEAVLVTQLSGEFPGPVLAMVSAPLYSADRQRVLVPRGARVVGTARAVQNRDQTRLAVSFHRLLLPDGSWIDLEFAGLNQTGESALRDQVNRRYLSTFAAAGAVGALSGLTLAGASPYGLQAGVGQGLGGSATSMLDRYLNRLPEITIRAGHRLRIWFTSDVLVPTPPTDR
- a CDS encoding TrbG/VirB9 family P-type conjugative transfer protein; translation: MKATPTAAILLGIVVVLLTLLLAVVPCDAAAQQATTDAALLRVPVPQEGEERIPRLRARVRHTTVIVLPAGERILDFVAGDSEYWHLTGAANVAYLKPLAEDAATNVALVCESGRIYSFLVSESGEKPPHLVVRVEAGAEGEAPSGAPGFVARSEVSAYREMAAEAVEAARRAQEQAEAGIVEARRRAEAEIEALRAEYPTRIAFEYRLDRAATRRPFLVEAMWHDGKFTYIRSGREESFGVYELRDGEPAVVPVQLAGDGLYILHRVVGDGWLQIGDRRARWRFEPREGSR